The genomic region ATTCTGAACGCATGGCCGTAACTCCTCTGGTAGTAGATGATCCGGGGACTGTGCCTGCTGAAGCTGGGTAGAGAGTGTGGAACTGCCCGGCCGGGCTGGTCCGCGCTCCCGTTCCCTACGCCGGCATTATCCGGATCAGGTTCCTGGGGTGCCTCTCAGACCGCGCACTGGTTCCACCAGTCGCGGCCGCCCCCACGGGAAAGCATCAACAATCAAGCCTAGAAACCCCGCCTCCCAAGGGCAAATGCGGGAGCCGGATGGCGGGAAGAGCTAAACCACTTCCCCTGCCGCGTGGGCCGACGCCCAGGCCCAGTGAAAGTTGTAGCCCCCAAGCCAGCCCGTGACATCCACCACTTCTCCGATGAAATAGAGTCCCTTCACCCGGCGGGCCTCCATCGTCTTGGAAGACAGTTCCGCCGTCGAGACACCTCCAGCGGTCACTTCGGCCTTCGCGTGGCCTTCGGTTCCCGCTGGTTTCACGCTCCAAGCCTGAAAAGCGTCCTCTACAGCCTTCAGTTCCCGGTCCGGACTGTCAGCGAGCCGTTTCGAGGGAAGCTGATGCAGATCGAACCATCGGTCCACCAGCCGTTTCGGCAGCAGCATGGCCAATGCATTTCTTGCTTCGGTGCGGTTCCCCTTCAAGCGCTCTGCCTTCAGCCAGTCCAGAAGATCGAGTTCGGGCAACAGACGGATCTGCAACGCCTCGCCCGGCAGCCAGTAGCTCGATATCTGCAGGATGGCCGGGCCACTCAGCCCCTTGTGGGTAAAAAGAATCTGCTCGCGGAATGTTTTCCCGCAGCAGGAGACTTCCGCCGGAGCCGAGAGGCCGGTGAGGTCTCCGAACTTTTCCAGATCGTCCCGTGACCAGACGAACGGAACCAGCGCGGGGCGGGGCTCCACAACCGCAAGCCCGAACTGCCGGGCAATCCGGTAACCCAGATCCGATGCACCCAGTTTCTCAAAGGAAAGCCCGCCGGTGGCGACAACGAGTGATTCGCACGGAAATTCGCCGATACTCGCCAGCACCTTGAACCCGCCGCCTTCCCGCAGCGTGACAGCGCTGATCTTGGTCCTTACATGTACCGTCACACCGGCACGCTCACATTCCGCCAGAAGCAGCTCGCGAACCTCCCTCGCCGTGCCGTCGCAGAACAGTTGGCCGAGCTTCTTCTCGTGATAGGGGGTGCCATGCCGGCCAAGAAGTTCGATGAAATCCGAAGGGGTAAATCTCGCAAGTGCCGAACGGCTGAAATCGGGATTCTCCGACAGGAAATGCTCCGGCCTCACGTCCAGATTGGTAAAGTTGCACCGGCCGCCGCCGGAGATGAGTATCTTGCGGCCGGGTTCATCCATGTGTTCCAGAACAGCCACCCTGCGGCCCCGCCCACCCGCAACAGCCGCGCAGAATAGCCCCGCCGCCCCGCCGCCCAGAATCACCACATCCGGCTGGACCATTCTGTCAGCGCCCGCCTGCCGCCCGGCAAAGCCGGTCACGAACAGCGGCGTCGAGCCCGCTGTCCAGCGGTAACGTGACAACGGCCACATCAAAACCCTGCACATCCACTTCGCGCAGCCAGCTGTATAGCGTTCTTGCCCGGCCTTCCGGACTTTTTTCTACCGGCAGGAGAACCACACTTTCGGGAACCGGCTCCGGGCCCGCACCAAGCCATGCACAGACTCTCTGACCCTGAAGGAGATGTGCTTCTGCCACTTCCTGTGCCTTGCCTCGCCCGGCGATCACGATTCTCGCCCGTGGCGCGTAATGAGACTCCAGCATTCCTGGGGCGCGGACCTGGGACTTTTCGTTCCCGGTCTTTACCGGACTGCCGAGTTCCCGCTCGATGTCCGTTGCCGCAATACCGCCGGGCCTCAGGATTATGGGAACATCGGAAGACAGATCGACAATCGTGGATTCAATGCCAACTGCACACGGTCCGCCATCCAGCACGAAATCCACTTCCATCCCAAGGTCTGCCCGAACATGTGCTGCCGTTGTGGGGCTTACCTTCCCAAAACGGTTCGCTGACGGCGCGGCGATACCACTTCCAAAAGCATCCAGAAGCATCAGCGCGGCCGGGTGCGCTGGAATACGTATCGCGACGGTCTCCTGACCACCGGTTATCTCCAGCGAGATGCGAGGATGGCGCTTCAGTACCAAGGTGAGTGGCCCCGGCCAGAACCGGCGTGCCAGTCTTTCAGCAGCCTCAGGAACCTTTAAAGCCCAATCTTCAAGCTTTGTGCTGCTGCCAATATGCACGATGAGGGGATGATCCGCAGGCCGGCCTTTCACGGCAAACACCTTGCGAATGGCGGCAGGATTCAACGCATCAGCACCCAGGCCATATACCGTCTCCGTCGGAAAGGCCACCAGCCCGCCTCCCTTCAGGACGGAAACCGCACGGGCAATATCGGTGGCAGATGGGGTCATGGCTCCTGCCGCCATAGAGCGACCCGCACCTCCGGTGCAAACCGTCTGTGCTAGGGTTGTCACCATGAAACGGCCCCTTTTGCTGTTAGTCTTTCTGCTTGCAGGGTGTGCCTCCCATCCGGGAATAACTGCCAAAAATCCCGCCGGATGCATCTCGGATGAAATCGTCCAGATTGGCACCTTTGGAGCTCTTCTGGCCGGCGCACTGGAGGGAACGGTCTCCTACGGCGAAATCCGTCAGTTTGGCAATTTCGGAGTCGGCACGTTCAACGGGCTTGACGGCGAAATG from Deltaproteobacteria bacterium harbors:
- a CDS encoding threonylcarbamoyl-AMP synthase, with protein sequence MTPSATDIARAVSVLKGGGLVAFPTETVYGLGADALNPAAIRKVFAVKGRPADHPLIVHIGSSTKLEDWALKVPEAAERLARRFWPGPLTLVLKRHPRISLEITGGQETVAIRIPAHPAALMLLDAFGSGIAAPSANRFGKVSPTTAAHVRADLGMEVDFVLDGGPCAVGIESTIVDLSSDVPIILRPGGIAATDIERELGSPVKTGNEKSQVRAPGMLESHYAPRARIVIAGRGKAQEVAEAHLLQGQRVCAWLGAGPEPVPESVVLLPVEKSPEGRARTLYSWLREVDVQGFDVAVVTLPLDSGLDAAVRDRLCRAAGGR
- a CDS encoding NAD(P)/FAD-dependent oxidoreductase; translated protein: MVQPDVVILGGGAAGLFCAAVAGGRGRRVAVLEHMDEPGRKILISGGGRCNFTNLDVRPEHFLSENPDFSRSALARFTPSDFIELLGRHGTPYHEKKLGQLFCDGTAREVRELLLAECERAGVTVHVRTKISAVTLREGGGFKVLASIGEFPCESLVVATGGLSFEKLGASDLGYRIARQFGLAVVEPRPALVPFVWSRDDLEKFGDLTGLSAPAEVSCCGKTFREQILFTHKGLSGPAILQISSYWLPGEALQIRLLPELDLLDWLKAERLKGNRTEARNALAMLLPKRLVDRWFDLHQLPSKRLADSPDRELKAVEDAFQAWSVKPAGTEGHAKAEVTAGGVSTAELSSKTMEARRVKGLYFIGEVVDVTGWLGGYNFHWAWASAHAAGEVV